Proteins encoded together in one Penicillium digitatum chromosome 1, complete sequence window:
- a CDS encoding Acyl-CoA oxidase/dehydrogenase, type 1, giving the protein MRNNTVNSIWEGTINVLASEFVRFLIKKDNLKIFGTWLDRTLMLIRSAGLRNALAAAWSTLRACFTTQDPASIVADGRRFMFTLAWVISGTLLALDSERDDDPVTTEIARRWILSDEGGVGEYVFHDIVTVSDTASTSSRGEEHLQWDCRIAWGVDLPPNRASGHRSLQKASSKL; this is encoded by the coding sequence ATGCGCAATAACACAGTCAATTCTATCTGGGAGGGCACCATCAACGTGCTCGCTAGCGAATTCGTCCGCTTCCTTATCAAGAAGGATAACCTGAAGATATTTGGAACATGGCTTGACCGTACCTTGATGCTGATTCGGAGCGCAGGTCTGCGGAATGCCCTGGCAGCTGCGTGGTCAACTTTGCGTGCTTGTTTCACAACTCAGGATCCCGCTTCTATTGTCGCTGATGGTCGGCGCTTTATGTTTACGCTGGCTTGGGTTATATCCGGTACACTTCTGGCGCTTGATTCTGAACGTGATGACGATCCTGTGACTACGGAGATCGCTCGTCGCTGGATCTTGAGTGATGAGGGTGGCGTGGGCGAGTATGTGTTCCATGATATTGTTACAGTCAGTGACACTGCGAGTACTTCCTCTAGAGGCGAAGAACATCTGCAATGGGACTGCCGAATTGCCTGGGGAGTCGACTTGCCGCCGAACCGGGCATCTGGTCATCGATCCTTGCAAAAGGCGAGCTCAAAGCTTTGA
- a CDS encoding Class V chitinase, putative, which yields MFSASRLFRRRGADRDPAKSHVSYEVPLYTNAAYYPNWRIYRKEPPSSLRLGFISHVFYAFAWVKDDGTVYLSDEWADTQMPVDGAEGCLKAFVQLKQQYSKMRVLLSVGGGGKGSENFAAVANSRSGVETFVHTARELVDQFGIDGIDIDWEHPSNYEQGRDYVRLLERLREVLPAPRYVVTTALPAGEWALRNIDLAAAHNYLDMINLMTYDFAGPWKSETGHQAQLYGAGVSGDSAVSYVVAQGVPPRKIILGVPVYGRSFLGSNGTGQQYTGNGGEDGVFDYRDLPRPGTQEYYDKNIGASFCVGADGGFVTYDTPETVKQKAEYVTTSKLGGLFYWHVCSDARGPRSLVETGYNTLHEM from the exons ATGTTCTCAGCTTCCAGGCTCTTCCGCCGACGGGGCGCGGATCGTGACCCCGCCAAGTCCCACGTCTCATACGAAGTGCCACTGTATACAAATGCGGCCTACTATCCGAATTGGAGAATCTATCGAAAGGAGCCTCCTTCATCTTTGCGCTTGGGATTTATCTCTCACGTGTTCTACGCATTTGCCTG GGTGAAAGATGATGGCACCGTTTAT CTAAGTGATGAGTGGGCTGACACCCAGATGCCCGTTGACGGCGCAGAAGGTTGCTTGAAAGCTTTCGTTCAATTAAAGCAACAGTACTCTAAGATGAGGGTCCTTCTCTCTGTTGGCGGTGGTGGAAAAGGCAGTGAGAACTTTGCCGCTGTAGCCAACAGCCGCTCTGGAGTGGAAACTTTCGTTCACACCGCGCGAGAACTGGTGGATCAATTTGGAATTGATGGAATTGACA TCGATTGGGAACATCCCTCTAATTACGAACAAGGAAGGGATTATGTTCGTCTCCTCGAACGTCTGCGGGAAGTGCTACCCGCTCCACGATACGTCGTTACAACCGCGCTTCCTGCTGGTGAGTGGGCATTACGGAACATTGACCTTGCTGCGGCACACAATTATCTTGATATGATCAACCTCATGACCTATGATTTTGCTGGACCATGGAAATCCGAGACTGGCCATCAGGCGCAGCTCTATGGTGCAGGTGTATCTGGTGATTCGGCAGTTTCCTACGTCGTAGCGCAAGGAGTGCCTCCTAGAAAGATCATTCTGGGCGTCCCAGTTTACGGACGATCCTTCTTGGGTAGCAACGGCACCGGTCAGCAGTATACTGGAAACGGTGGTGAGGATGGCGTTTTTGACTATCGCGATCTGCCCCGACCAGGGACACAGGAGTACTATGACAAGAATATCGGTGCGTCATTCTGTGTCGGAGCCGATGGTGGATTTGTCACATACGATACTCCAGAAACAGTTAAACAGAAGGCGGAATATGTGACCACGTCGAAACTAGGTGGGCTGTTCTACTGGCATGTCTGCTCTGATGCCCGAGGACCTCGCAGCTTAGTCGAGACAGGATACAACACGTTGCACGAGATGTGA
- a CDS encoding C6 transcription factor, putative has product MSSACIICHKRKVRCDFATQDPCTNCKKSDVECRPYSRKRKRFTNSLSPDRNAPVSAPLGPTPRSSQVPPESPEAQVASQRNSLSESHRAIPIETNAVVIANHGDPFIKEESYRGRSEYLGGSVPFDENMVKPGRETTYTNPKASETDMQMLRDQGAYELPPLSVQKELMASFNMHCAPWTPIVDPKWLDESAPRSMLLLQAIFLAGSRVSKAHLYYGSSEVFYRRAKLLFFFGGCDNPLVSIVAACLLHWYNPVGPEDVSTDTSGFWIRTAGAMAFQIGLHKEPSPSSRDRGFRRRLWWSLVVRDNIISVGVGRPRTINLRDSDVLPPSLYDFPVNNFKSQLFLAYCAISRLLGDTVESHLRKEISRQRRVDLENAVYRWAKQVVPRLRSSVAAQDDAIVCNHEVQQLLVMYFVVLTILHRSPTPGSVPPAASLVASSFIAGIYEEFLLRDELRYLGPVFAFYPLCAGLSLLSSCRYANLQSIAEHELTVMKLSLQKLSERWLSAVGPLRALNNLTEKVRELGHFGGSSPTLDADATSFFQGFDSKLCKQWQIIGHSPEPTNGNTGLASTCTMADLQDSNDAMRSQDTPSGQPEDTYDLASLDISLDPFSNNWEGAGFDWSGSSPLNA; this is encoded by the exons ATGTCTTCTGCATGTATAATATGTCATAAAAGAAAG GTGAGGTGCGATTTTGCGACGCAAGACCCTTGCACCAACTGCAAAAAGTCAGATGTGGAGTGCAG ACCATATTCAAGGAAGCGCAAGAGGTTCACCAACAGCCTATCGCCAGATCGGAATGCGCCAGTCTCTGCTCCCTTGGGTCCGACGCCGCGGAGCTCACAGGTGCCTCCCGAATCACCAGAGGCGCAAGTGGCTTCACAGCGGAATTCTTTAAGCGAGTCTCATAGGGCGATTCCAATTGAAACCAACGCAGTCGTGATTGCCAATCATGGTGACCCTTTCATTAAAGAAGAGAGCTATCGCGGCCGTAGTGAATATCTGGGTGGCAGCGTGCCGTTTGATGAAAATATGGTCAAACCCGGTCGCGAAACTACATACACCAACCCCAAAGCATCAGAAACTGACATGCAAATGCTCCGTGACCAAGGAGCCTATGAGCTACCGCCATTGTCAGTTCAGAAAGAGCTAATGGCCAGTTTCAACATGCACTGTGCACCCTGGACACCCATCGTGGACCCAAAATGGCTGGATGAGAGTGCGCCGCGATCAATGCTGCTCCTCCAGGCTATCTTTCTCGCTGGAAGCAGAGTTTCCAAAGCTCATCTATACTATGGGTCTAGCGAGGTGTTCTATCGACGAGCAAAActacttttctttttcggtGGTTGTGACAATCCTTTGGTTTCTATTGTGGCCGCGTGTCTCCTGCATTGGTATAATCCGGTTGGTCCCGAAGATGTCTCTACCGATACTAGTGGTTTTTGGATTCGGACAGCTGGAGCCATGGCCTTTCAGATTGGGCTACACAAGGAACCCTCGCCGAGTTCTCGAGATCGGGGGTTCCGGAGAAGGCTGTGGTGGTCTCTTGTG GTGCGAGACAACATCATTTCTGTTGGTGTCGGCCGACCACGAACCATCAATCTACGCGACAGTGATGTACTTCCACCATCACTTTATGATTTTCCCGTGAACAACTTCAAATCTCAATTATTCCTAGCCTACTGCGCGATATCCCGGCTTCTAGGAGACACGGTTGAGTCCCATCTACGAAAAGAAATATCTCGGCAACGGCGAGTTGATCTTGAGAACGCCGTCTACCGGTGGGCAAAACAAGTCGTTCCAAGATTACGATCATCGGTCGCGGCTCAAGACGATGCAATTGTCTGTAACCACGAAGTGCAACAGTTGCTGGTAATGTATTTCGTGGTGCTCACTATTCTTCATCGCTCGCCTACGCCAGGTAGCGTACCACCCGCAGCATCGCTGGTTGCATCTTCGTTCATTGCTGGGATTTACGAGGAATTCTTGCTTCGGGATGAGCTTCGATATCTGGGTCCTGTCTTTGCATTCTATCCACTATGCGCTGGACTGTCGCTCCTTTCCAGCTGTCGTTATGCCAACCTGCAGAGTATTGCCGAGCATGAGTTAACAGTCATGAAGCTCTCCCTTCAAAAGCTATCCGAACGGTGGCTTTCAGCGGTCGGGCCATTGCGTGCGCTGAACAACTTGACCGAGAAAGTCCGGGAGCTGGGTCACTTCGGGGGTTCATCGCCTACTCTCGATGCGGACGCAACATCTTTCTTTCAAGGGTTCGACTCAAAACTTTGCAAACAATGGCAAATCATTGGACACTCCCCCGAGCCCACAAATGGAAATACGGGTCTTGCGTCTACTTGCACTATGGCGGACCTTCAAGACTCTAATGATGCTATGCGGTCTCAGGACACTCCGTCGGGACAACCAGAGGACACTTACGACCTTGCCTCTCTTGACATTAGTTTAGACCCATTCAGCAATAACTGGGAAGGTGCTGGATTTGACTGGAGTGGCTCCTCGCCACTAAATGCATGA
- a CDS encoding Acyl-CoA oxidase/dehydrogenase, type1/2, C-terminal, with translation MAASSADTSMVPTIRYIIIRTIASHPARAHNVWGKRYDYDRLVTTECWKQLGKWGARNRIISAGYDQRLGVDRRTVQYALTYLYSPSSGLYSCPISMTDGAAFILSSRINKLPFTPPFHVAFQRLISEKDDHWTSSQWMTERAATSSFVSLGDGDYLVGGFKFFSSATDANLALLLAKTPSGKLSTFLAPLRRTVVGADGVSKIVSNGVRIHRLKNKLGTKELPTAELELKDMRAHLLGELDQVIATIAPLLNVT, from the exons ATGGCGGCA TCTTCAGCGGACACTAGCAT GGTACCTACCATCCGCTACATTATAATCCGTACAATCGCATCTCACCCAGCTCG AGCCCATAACGTTTGGGGTAAGCGATATGATTATGATCGATTGGTTACTACGGAATGCTGGAAGCAGTTGGGCAAATGGGGTGCTCGGAATAG GATCATCTCAGCAGGCTATGACCAGCGTCTGGGAGTTGATCGAAGAACAGTTCAGTATGCGCT GACCTATTTGTACTCTCCTTCTTCGGGGCTCTACTCCTGTCCGATTAGCATGACCGATGGTGCTGCTTTTATTCTCTCATCGAGAATAAACAAACTGCCATTTACGCCACCTTTTCATGTTGCGTTCCAGAGACTAATCTCCGAAAAAGATGATCACTGGACCTCGAGCCAGTGGATGACTGAGAGAGCCG CTACCTCCAGCTTTGTTTCCCTGGGCGATGGCGACTACCTCGTTGGCGGATTCAAGTTCTTCTCATCGGCAACGGATGCAAACCTTGCTCTCTTGCTAGCGAAAACGCCATCTGGAAAGCTAAGCACATTTCTCGCGCCACTGCGACGAACCGTAGTAGGAGCTGACGGCGTCTCCAAAATTGTCTCTAATGGTGTCAGGATCCACCGGCTAAAGAATAAACTCGGCACCAAAGAATTGCCAACGGCTGAATTGGAACTGAAGGACATGCGTGCGCATCTCCTCGGAGAACTTGACCAAGTTATCGCCACTATCGCACCTCTCCTCAATGTCACCTGA